In one Desulfovibrio oxyclinae DSM 11498 genomic region, the following are encoded:
- a CDS encoding efflux RND transporter permease subunit, giving the protein MENNTENRIEAKSFTDKIIRFCLEQKLVVVLLVLLTMGWGMMVAPFDWNIGDVPRDPVPVDAIPDIGENQQIVFTQWTGRSPQDMEDQVTYPLTVALLGIPGVKTVRSYSMFGFSTIYVIFDEDVEFYWSRSRLLEKLNSLPPGTLPQGVQPTLGPDATALGQVFWYTLEGRDKDGNPTGGWDLDELRSIQDWYVRYALLSADGVSEAASAGGFVKEYQIDVDPDELFAANVSLEDVFSAVKMSNLDVGARTIEVNSVEYLIRGIGFVKNLEDIGESVVKVVNNVPIRVKDVAEVSLGPALRRGVLDKGGAEAVGGVVVARYGENPLQVIKNVKAKIEEISPGLPTKTLEDGTVSKLTIVPFYDRSGLIKETLGTLDSALTEEILITIIVVLIAVMHLKSSLLISSLLPMAVMMCFIGMKAFGVDANIVALSGIAIAIGTMVDMGIIICENILRKLERATLDCNRMKLIFEGASEVGGAIMTAVATTIVSFLPVFAMEGPEGKLFKPLAYTKTFALIASIIVALTVLPTIAHLIYKRRKGRGFRFSSHLVTAMYFVAAAAVAFYVKWWIGAFLLLPAMHRLFANRMPRRVESLFGHTENIGVILLVGVVLSDHWLPLGPEKGDLLNFLFVAALIGGIMGFFQIFQRGYPTMLRWTLNHKAAFLCLPSAVILFGALVWFGAGPLTSWLPDSVRASRPVSALVHAMPGLGKEFMPPLDEGSFLYMPTTMPHASIGEVKDVLAKQDMAMLDIPEVDEAVGKLGRAETPLDPAPVSMIETVINYKPEYLVDESGTRKRFRFDPDQKDYFRSEDGEPLPAGDGLPYLVRGYYPRDEQGRLIPDPDGKPFRLWRSPLDPALNPGREAWGGIDDPDDIWEAITEAADMPGTTSAPKLQPIAARIVMLQSGMRAPMGIKIKGPDLKSIESFGLQLETLLKEVPSVQPAAVVADRIVGKPYLEIVIDREAIARYGIKLAKVQDVIEVGVGGSQISTTVEGRERYPMRVRYQRELRDSIDELENILVAAPSGEQIPLKQLAELRYVRGPQVIKSEDTFLIGYVLFDKKSGYAEVDVVEQARAYLQSKITSGELTVPSGVSYEFAGNYENQVRAQKKLAVILPLALLVIVIILYLQFKSMATTLMVFSGILVAWSGGFMMIWLYGQDWFLNFSVFGTHMRELFQMHSINLSVAIWVGFLALFGIASDDGVIMATYLDESRDRRDMSNIPAVREAIVEGAKRRIRPALMTSATTILALIPVLTSTGRGADIMVPMAIPSFGGMTIAILTVFVVPVLYSLVEEIKLKNAQKTARLDAEMSDSTSA; this is encoded by the coding sequence ATGGAGAACAATACAGAGAACAGGATTGAAGCCAAGAGCTTCACTGACAAGATAATCAGGTTCTGCCTTGAGCAGAAACTCGTGGTGGTGCTGCTTGTCCTGCTGACCATGGGCTGGGGCATGATGGTCGCGCCCTTCGACTGGAACATCGGCGACGTGCCGCGCGACCCGGTTCCCGTGGACGCGATCCCGGACATCGGCGAGAACCAGCAGATCGTCTTCACGCAGTGGACCGGTCGCTCCCCTCAGGACATGGAGGACCAGGTCACCTATCCGCTCACGGTCGCCCTGCTGGGCATTCCGGGCGTCAAGACGGTCCGCAGCTACTCCATGTTCGGATTCTCGACCATATACGTCATCTTCGATGAGGACGTGGAATTCTACTGGTCGCGCTCCCGGCTGCTGGAGAAACTCAACAGCCTGCCGCCGGGGACCTTGCCGCAGGGGGTGCAGCCAACCCTCGGGCCCGATGCCACCGCGCTCGGGCAGGTCTTCTGGTACACCCTTGAAGGACGCGACAAGGACGGCAACCCAACCGGTGGCTGGGACCTCGACGAACTCAGAAGCATACAGGACTGGTACGTCCGCTACGCTCTGCTCTCTGCGGACGGCGTGAGTGAAGCGGCCTCGGCGGGCGGCTTCGTCAAGGAATACCAGATAGACGTGGATCCGGACGAGCTCTTCGCCGCAAACGTAAGTCTCGAAGACGTGTTCTCGGCCGTGAAGATGTCCAACCTCGACGTGGGCGCGCGAACCATCGAGGTCAACAGCGTCGAATACCTGATTCGTGGTATCGGGTTCGTCAAGAACCTTGAAGACATCGGCGAATCGGTGGTCAAGGTGGTCAACAACGTCCCCATCCGTGTGAAGGACGTGGCAGAGGTCAGCCTCGGCCCGGCCCTGCGCCGCGGCGTGCTCGACAAGGGCGGCGCCGAAGCGGTGGGCGGCGTGGTGGTCGCCAGATACGGCGAGAACCCGCTTCAGGTCATCAAGAACGTCAAGGCCAAGATCGAGGAGATATCTCCGGGCCTGCCGACCAAGACCCTTGAGGACGGCACGGTCAGCAAACTGACCATCGTGCCCTTCTACGACCGCTCCGGGCTTATCAAGGAGACGCTCGGAACACTCGACAGCGCGCTGACTGAGGAAATCCTCATCACCATCATCGTGGTGCTCATCGCGGTGATGCACCTGAAGAGCTCCCTGCTCATATCCTCGCTTCTGCCCATGGCCGTGATGATGTGCTTCATCGGCATGAAGGCCTTCGGCGTGGACGCGAACATCGTGGCGCTTTCAGGCATCGCCATCGCCATCGGCACCATGGTGGATATGGGCATCATCATCTGCGAGAACATCCTGCGAAAACTGGAGCGGGCCACGCTCGACTGCAACAGGATGAAGCTCATATTCGAGGGCGCCTCCGAGGTGGGCGGAGCCATCATGACGGCGGTGGCCACCACCATCGTCAGCTTCCTGCCCGTGTTCGCCATGGAAGGCCCGGAAGGCAAGCTCTTCAAGCCGCTTGCCTACACCAAGACCTTCGCGCTCATCGCCTCCATCATCGTGGCCCTGACCGTGTTGCCGACCATTGCGCACCTCATATACAAGCGCAGGAAAGGCAGGGGATTCCGCTTCTCCAGCCACCTCGTGACCGCCATGTATTTTGTGGCCGCGGCAGCTGTCGCTTTCTACGTCAAGTGGTGGATCGGGGCGTTTCTGCTGCTGCCCGCCATGCATCGCCTGTTCGCCAACAGGATGCCCAGACGCGTCGAAAGCCTGTTCGGCCACACGGAGAACATCGGCGTAATCCTGCTGGTGGGAGTGGTACTTTCCGACCACTGGCTGCCGCTGGGACCGGAAAAAGGCGACCTGCTCAACTTCCTGTTCGTGGCAGCGCTCATCGGCGGAATCATGGGCTTCTTCCAGATCTTCCAGCGAGGATACCCGACCATGCTCCGCTGGACTCTGAACCACAAGGCGGCATTCCTGTGCCTGCCATCGGCGGTGATCCTTTTCGGCGCACTGGTATGGTTCGGAGCGGGTCCGCTTACCTCCTGGCTGCCGGACTCGGTGCGTGCCTCCCGGCCCGTATCCGCGCTGGTGCACGCCATGCCCGGCCTTGGCAAGGAGTTCATGCCGCCGCTGGATGAAGGGTCGTTCCTGTACATGCCCACCACCATGCCCCACGCGTCCATCGGCGAGGTCAAGGACGTACTCGCCAAACAGGACATGGCCATGCTGGACATACCGGAAGTGGATGAAGCCGTGGGCAAACTGGGCCGCGCTGAAACACCACTGGACCCGGCACCGGTCTCCATGATCGAGACGGTAATCAACTACAAGCCCGAATACCTGGTGGACGAGTCCGGCACCCGCAAGCGCTTCCGGTTCGACCCGGACCAGAAGGACTACTTCCGCTCCGAGGATGGCGAACCGCTTCCGGCCGGGGACGGGCTGCCATATCTGGTGCGGGGCTACTACCCCCGCGACGAGCAGGGACGACTCATCCCCGACCCTGACGGCAAACCCTTCCGCCTCTGGAGAAGTCCCCTCGACCCGGCCCTGAACCCCGGACGCGAGGCATGGGGAGGCATCGACGACCCGGACGACATATGGGAGGCCATTACAGAAGCCGCCGACATGCCCGGAACGACCTCTGCTCCGAAGCTGCAGCCCATCGCGGCCCGCATCGTCATGCTTCAGTCCGGCATGCGCGCCCCCATGGGCATCAAGATCAAGGGGCCGGACCTCAAGTCCATCGAATCCTTCGGTCTGCAGCTTGAGACACTGCTCAAGGAGGTGCCCTCGGTGCAGCCCGCCGCGGTTGTCGCGGACCGCATCGTCGGCAAGCCCTACCTTGAGATCGTCATCGACCGCGAGGCCATCGCCCGATACGGCATCAAGCTTGCCAAGGTGCAGGACGTCATTGAAGTCGGCGTGGGGGGCAGCCAGATATCCACCACCGTTGAAGGACGCGAACGCTACCCCATGCGCGTGCGCTACCAGCGCGAGCTGCGCGACAGCATCGACGAGCTGGAGAACATCCTCGTGGCTGCGCCGTCCGGCGAACAGATCCCGCTCAAACAGCTGGCGGAGCTGCGCTACGTGCGCGGCCCGCAGGTCATCAAGAGCGAGGACACGTTCCTCATCGGCTACGTGCTCTTCGACAAGAAGTCCGGCTATGCCGAGGTGGACGTCGTGGAGCAGGCCCGCGCCTACCTCCAGAGCAAGATAACCTCGGGAGAACTGACTGTTCCCAGCGGAGTCTCCTACGAATTCGCCGGGAACTACGAGAATCAGGTACGCGCGCAGAAGAAGCTGGCGGTCATCCTGCCGCTTGCGCTGCTGGTCATCGTGATCATCCTGTACCTGCAGTTCAAGTCCATGGCCACGACGCTCATGGTCTTCTCCGGCATCCTCGTGGCGTGGTCCGGCGGATTCATGATGATATGGCTCTACGGGCAGGACTGGTTCCTCAACTTCAGCGTGTTCGGAACACACATGCGCGAGTTGTTCCAGATGCACTCCATCAACCTGAGCGTCGCCATCTGGGTGGGCTTCCTCGCCCTGTTCGGCATCGCCTCGGATGACGGGGTCATCATGGCAACCTACCTCGACGAGAGCCGCGACAGACGGGACATGTCCAACATTCCGGCGGTGCGCGAGGCCATCGTGGAGGGCGCGAAGCGCCGCATCCGGCCTGCGCTCATGACTTCCGCCACCACCATCCTCGCGCTCATTCCGGTGCTCACCTCCACCGGGCGCGGCGCGGACATCATGGTTCCCATGGCCATCCCGTCCTTCGGCGGCATGACCATAGCCATCCTGACCGTCTTCGTGGTGCCGGTGCTCTACTCGCTGGTCGAGGAAATCAAACTGAAGAACGCACAAAAAACAGCCAGGCTCGATGCGGAAATGTCCGACTCGACCTCGGCATAA
- a CDS encoding efflux RND transporter periplasmic adaptor subunit: protein MSKKKLILFAVILVAAAFLAGYALRGGQAPQSQTESVEEHAEHGVEATTDESGEVIWTCSMHPQIQLPEPGKCPICFMDLIPLEPEEGGEKQSLREIRLSPEARKLAGISVEKVKRLDVAVQTRMVGKVNYDETRVRAITAWTGGRIDRMYVDFTGSEVKQGQPMVSIYSPELLTAQAELIQAVKAVRELRDSSLELVRKSAVRTEKAAREKLRLLGLTRKQIQQVVDRGEPRDHITLYSPLSGVVIEKEVNEGQYVDTGTTIYSVADLSALWVELEAYESDLPWIELGKKVEFRTEAYPGKRFSGEVVYIDPLVDEDTRTVRVRLSVSNKDGSLKPGMLVKAVQQSDSPAEGGKDSPLVIPASAPLITGKRAVVYVAGEGNDGTYEGREIVLGPKAGDFYIVKNGLEEGELVVTKGNFKIDSAVQIVAKPSMMNPSSVAAGTAEQELPELFRSKLRLLHQSFVELEKAVASGDLDKTHLAFGSFNKEIRTIDDDSLEGDASLKWREYSMLLSNDAILASEAPDTKRLDEIFGEMKQHYAQLRNAFDLQFGGGESTVPRIFSEELGAVYREYVELAAALAADDLEAARKATESVHAALQQVDPSVLDGPSHNIWTSALTRMNDGLAAMREAGDLVGIRAGFEPLSTGLTDAVLKLDAETGGPAYEMFCPMAFDYEGATWLQSDEEVRNPYFGAAMLGCGEVNRQLKR from the coding sequence ATGAGCAAAAAGAAACTCATCCTTTTCGCGGTCATCCTTGTAGCCGCAGCGTTTCTGGCAGGATACGCACTGCGTGGCGGACAGGCGCCGCAGAGCCAGACCGAAAGTGTCGAAGAACACGCCGAACACGGCGTCGAAGCCACGACTGATGAATCGGGCGAAGTCATCTGGACCTGCTCCATGCATCCGCAGATTCAGCTCCCGGAGCCGGGCAAATGCCCCATATGTTTCATGGACCTGATTCCCCTCGAACCCGAGGAAGGCGGCGAAAAGCAGAGCCTTCGCGAGATCAGGCTCTCTCCGGAAGCCCGCAAGCTCGCGGGCATCAGCGTGGAGAAGGTCAAGCGGCTGGACGTCGCGGTCCAGACACGCATGGTGGGTAAGGTCAACTACGACGAAACCCGAGTCCGGGCCATCACCGCCTGGACCGGAGGACGCATCGACCGGATGTACGTGGACTTCACCGGCAGCGAGGTCAAACAGGGCCAGCCGATGGTCTCCATTTACAGCCCGGAGCTGCTCACCGCGCAGGCAGAACTCATTCAGGCAGTCAAGGCCGTTCGCGAGCTCAGGGACAGTTCTCTTGAACTCGTGCGCAAAAGCGCCGTGCGCACCGAGAAGGCCGCGCGTGAAAAGCTCCGTCTGCTCGGCCTGACCCGCAAACAGATTCAGCAGGTAGTGGATCGCGGTGAGCCCCGCGATCACATTACCCTCTATTCGCCCCTGAGCGGCGTGGTCATCGAAAAGGAAGTCAATGAAGGCCAGTACGTAGACACCGGCACGACCATTTATTCCGTGGCCGACCTCTCCGCGCTCTGGGTGGAGCTTGAAGCCTACGAGTCCGACCTGCCGTGGATCGAACTCGGCAAGAAGGTCGAATTCCGCACGGAAGCCTATCCCGGCAAGCGGTTTTCCGGCGAAGTGGTCTACATAGACCCGCTGGTGGACGAAGATACCCGCACGGTACGGGTGCGCCTTTCCGTGTCCAACAAGGACGGCAGCCTCAAGCCGGGCATGTTGGTCAAGGCCGTGCAACAGAGTGACTCCCCGGCCGAAGGCGGCAAGGACTCTCCGCTGGTAATCCCGGCCTCCGCACCGCTGATCACCGGCAAGCGCGCCGTGGTCTACGTGGCGGGCGAAGGCAATGACGGCACCTATGAGGGACGCGAGATAGTTCTCGGCCCCAAGGCCGGCGACTTCTACATCGTCAAGAACGGCCTTGAGGAAGGCGAACTCGTGGTCACCAAGGGCAACTTCAAGATCGACAGCGCCGTGCAGATCGTGGCCAAGCCCAGCATGATGAATCCCTCAAGCGTCGCGGCCGGAACGGCCGAGCAGGAACTTCCCGAGCTGTTCCGTTCCAAGCTGCGGTTGCTTCACCAGAGCTTTGTCGAGCTGGAAAAGGCAGTCGCCTCCGGTGACCTGGACAAGACGCATCTGGCTTTCGGCAGCTTCAACAAGGAAATTCGCACCATTGACGACGACTCTCTGGAGGGTGACGCGTCCCTGAAGTGGCGGGAGTATTCCATGCTCCTGAGCAACGACGCCATCCTCGCTTCCGAGGCGCCTGACACGAAGCGCCTTGATGAAATCTTCGGCGAGATGAAACAGCATTACGCCCAGCTCAGAAACGCCTTCGACCTTCAGTTCGGTGGCGGAGAATCCACTGTTCCCCGGATCTTCAGCGAAGAACTCGGAGCGGTCTACCGCGAATACGTGGAGCTGGCGGCAGCGCTGGCTGCCGACGACCTTGAGGCGGCGCGCAAGGCTACCGAGTCCGTACACGCAGCCCTGCAACAGGTCGATCCTTCGGTCCTCGACGGGCCTTCGCACAACATCTGGACCTCGGCCCTGACCCGCATGAACGACGGACTGGCAGCCATGCGCGAAGCGGGAGATCTGGTGGGCATCCGCGCCGGATTCGAACCGCTCTCCACCGGCCTGACCGATGCCGTCCTCAAGCTGGATGCCGAGACCGGCGGTCCCGCCTACGAGATGTTCTGCCCCATGGCCTTCGATTACGAAGGCGCCACGTGGCTCCAGAGCGACGAGGAAGTGCGCAACCCCTACTTCGGCGCGGCCATGCTCGGCTGCGGCGAGGTGAACCGCCAACTCAAGCGCTGA
- a CDS encoding TolC family protein, with product MYAKKIIIPLAMFILIGSAHMAAAQSEDAPQETAAGGYIGDRPELQDLRGYLSRAAENNNELRAAFQRWRAAVKRSVHADVLPDPKFTFAYYTTPLETRGGPARYKYGLSQTLPFFGKLDLKEQQALREADGLKAQLDELKLKTFYEVKKAYYEYAYLARAIDITRETIALMEYLERIANARFTTGSASHSDVIRPQVELGKLEDRLRSLRDLKRPQAARINALLDRPEGTEVPLPPSIPVMVITEEEESLVAEMKESNPGLRYWDMKEASEETGAELAEHDFYPDFTFGVESTEVDDSRAPTHVTGDGQNPVMVSMSFNLPVWFNDKQAAVDENRAKARAARRSRAGLERKLEADLQLALYKYRDAGRKLELYKSALIPKAEQSLGVIMEAFMTGSGSSLDLVDAEQTLLELQLSYYRALTNQAERMAEIEMLVGRELPCTFHGSLLKTDPLNEQEGES from the coding sequence ATGTACGCAAAAAAAATCATCATCCCACTTGCCATGTTCATCCTGATCGGCAGCGCACACATGGCTGCCGCCCAGTCCGAGGACGCACCTCAGGAAACTGCGGCCGGCGGCTACATCGGCGACAGGCCCGAGCTGCAGGATCTGCGGGGTTACCTGAGCCGCGCCGCCGAAAACAACAATGAACTCCGAGCCGCGTTCCAGCGTTGGCGGGCGGCGGTCAAGCGGTCGGTCCATGCCGACGTGCTGCCCGACCCCAAGTTCACCTTCGCTTATTACACCACGCCGCTTGAAACGCGAGGCGGTCCGGCCCGTTACAAGTACGGCCTTTCCCAGACCCTGCCATTTTTCGGCAAGCTGGACTTGAAAGAGCAGCAGGCCCTACGCGAAGCGGACGGACTCAAAGCACAGCTGGACGAACTCAAGCTCAAAACATTTTATGAGGTCAAGAAGGCTTACTACGAGTATGCCTATCTCGCCCGCGCCATCGACATCACCCGCGAGACCATCGCGCTCATGGAGTATCTGGAACGGATCGCCAATGCCCGTTTCACAACCGGCTCCGCCTCCCACTCCGACGTGATCCGCCCGCAGGTAGAGCTCGGCAAACTGGAAGACCGCCTGCGCTCCCTTCGAGACCTCAAGCGCCCACAGGCTGCCCGCATCAATGCTCTGCTGGATCGCCCCGAAGGAACCGAGGTGCCCCTGCCGCCATCGATTCCGGTCATGGTCATCACCGAGGAAGAGGAAAGCCTCGTAGCCGAGATGAAGGAATCGAACCCCGGCCTGCGATACTGGGACATGAAGGAAGCCAGCGAAGAGACCGGTGCCGAGTTGGCGGAGCACGACTTCTATCCCGACTTCACTTTCGGGGTGGAGTCCACGGAAGTGGATGACTCCCGCGCGCCCACCCACGTCACCGGCGACGGACAGAATCCGGTCATGGTTTCCATGTCTTTCAATCTTCCCGTTTGGTTCAACGACAAACAGGCAGCCGTGGACGAGAACCGCGCCAAGGCAAGAGCAGCCCGCCGCAGCCGCGCCGGTCTGGAACGCAAGCTGGAGGCCGATCTACAGTTGGCGCTCTACAAATACCGCGACGCGGGCCGCAAACTCGAACTCTACAAGAGTGCGCTGATCCCCAAGGCGGAGCAGTCTCTTGGCGTTATCATGGAAGCTTTCATGACCGGCTCCGGCTCCTCGCTCGATCTTGTGGACGCCGAACAGACTCTGCTGGAACTCCAGCTTTCCTACTACCGCGCCCTTACCAATCAGGCCGAGCGCATGGCCGAGATCGAAATGCTGGTGGGCCGGGAACTCCCCTGCACCTTCCACGGCTCGTTGCTGAAGACCGACCCGCTCAACGAACAGGAAGGAGAATCCTGA
- a CDS encoding hybrid sensor histidine kinase/response regulator, with the protein MKTRVLLTGKDTSRTEAIANMAAESGRPVTLCATGAEVLSTLDSGTDGGDFIVLCDLHPADMTGLDLVERIRSTRANARTVVAVGPDEIEQGVKALQLDASDFMVEPITRDALDVCLKRADQRLRTDGCEASAQLPAPFDAPQLTFQQLFDEVPCYISVQDRNLRITRANRRFKEDFGDEIGGHCYHIYKYRTTPCPNCPVENTFFDGKPHQTEEIVTTKSGEQHNVLIWTAPIRDDSGEITHVMEIATDITQIRELQDHLTNLGLMIGSISHGIKGMLTALDGGMYKLESGVKRKDYDKIEEGADLIKLMANRVRNTVLDILFYAKERDLNWENVNVVEFADEIAAVVDAKAKNEDIRLVRDIDSSLGVFDIDPSVVSCALVNILENAIEACRDDDPEKDHEILFSVSRQNGHVIFKVCDNGPGMDRETLGKMFSLFFSSKGSKGTGLGLFIANDVIEQHGGKIEVESELGEGTCFTILLPATCRWHHNKASDLACLSSGPIS; encoded by the coding sequence ATGAAGACACGGGTTCTCCTCACGGGCAAAGACACATCTCGCACCGAAGCCATTGCAAACATGGCGGCCGAATCCGGACGGCCCGTCACGCTCTGCGCGACGGGTGCCGAGGTTCTGTCCACGCTCGACTCCGGAACCGATGGCGGCGACTTCATAGTTCTGTGCGACCTGCATCCGGCCGACATGACTGGACTGGACCTTGTCGAACGGATTCGCAGCACGCGCGCAAATGCCCGGACCGTGGTCGCGGTCGGTCCCGATGAAATCGAGCAGGGGGTCAAGGCGCTCCAACTCGACGCCTCCGATTTCATGGTGGAACCGATCACTCGGGACGCGCTGGACGTGTGCCTGAAACGAGCCGACCAGAGGCTTCGCACCGACGGGTGCGAAGCCTCGGCTCAGCTTCCGGCTCCTTTCGACGCACCCCAGCTCACCTTTCAGCAGCTCTTTGACGAAGTGCCCTGCTACATCTCCGTGCAGGACCGGAACCTGCGCATCACCCGGGCCAACCGCCGCTTCAAGGAAGACTTCGGCGATGAAATCGGCGGGCATTGTTACCATATTTACAAATACCGCACCACGCCCTGCCCCAACTGCCCGGTGGAAAACACATTTTTCGACGGCAAACCTCACCAGACCGAGGAAATCGTCACCACCAAGTCCGGCGAGCAGCACAACGTACTCATCTGGACAGCCCCCATCCGCGATGACTCCGGTGAAATCACCCATGTCATGGAGATCGCGACCGACATCACACAGATTCGCGAGCTGCAGGACCACCTGACCAACCTCGGGCTGATGATCGGCTCCATTTCTCATGGCATCAAAGGCATGCTCACTGCCCTCGACGGCGGCATGTACAAGCTGGAATCCGGTGTCAAACGCAAGGATTATGACAAAATCGAGGAAGGGGCCGACCTGATCAAGCTTATGGCCAACCGCGTTCGCAACACGGTTCTGGACATCCTCTTCTACGCCAAGGAACGCGATCTCAACTGGGAGAACGTGAATGTCGTGGAGTTCGCGGACGAAATCGCCGCCGTGGTGGACGCCAAGGCCAAGAACGAGGATATCCGTCTCGTCCGCGACATAGACAGCTCTCTTGGCGTGTTCGACATCGACCCTTCCGTGGTCTCCTGTGCGCTGGTCAACATCCTTGAAAACGCCATTGAGGCCTGCCGGGACGATGACCCTGAAAAAGATCACGAGATCCTCTTCAGTGTCTCCCGCCAGAACGGTCACGTCATCTTCAAGGTTTGCGACAACGGACCGGGCATGGACCGCGAGACGCTCGGCAAGATGTTCTCCCTGTTTTTTTCCTCAAAAGGAAGCAAGGGCACGGGCCTTGGCCTGTTCATCGCCAACGACGTCATCGAACAGCATGGCGGCAAGATCGAGGTCGAATCCGAGCTCGGGGAAGGCACCTGCTTCACCATTCTTTTGCCCGCCACCTGCCGCTGGCATCACAACAAGGCATCTGACCTCGCCTGCCTGAGCTCCGGCCCGATCTCCTGA
- the divK gene encoding DVU0259 family response regulator domain-containing protein, with translation MAKKILIIDDDPNIVSYLDDLFTDNGYQTCSTSDGAGAVDLVKSEKPDLITLDLEMPKEWGPRFYRKLTQQDDEYRDIPVIVISGLESNQYAIQKAVASLSKPFDREELLGIVKETLGE, from the coding sequence ATGGCTAAAAAAATACTCATCATCGACGACGATCCGAATATCGTCTCGTATCTCGACGACCTGTTCACGGACAACGGTTACCAGACCTGCTCCACCAGTGACGGAGCCGGGGCCGTGGACCTCGTGAAGAGCGAAAAGCCCGACCTCATCACCCTCGACCTTGAAATGCCGAAGGAATGGGGCCCGCGGTTCTATCGCAAACTCACGCAGCAGGACGACGAATACAGGGATATCCCCGTGATCGTCATTTCAGGCCTCGAGAGCAATCAGTACGCCATTCAGAAGGCTGTTGCAAGCCTCTCGAAGCCCTTTGACAGGGAAGAACTGCTCGGGATCGTCAAAGAGACGCTCGGCGAGTAG
- a CDS encoding DUF1641 domain-containing protein, with translation MSNEAAIMERLDKIEENIAFLTERARATEELKQDLTPIFHDGFKVLMTEFGSIEHGFQLEDLTEFIKKLMLNINNLTYMLDKMEDAIDLWQTMEPLLHSSVPQLIQYLDEMEQKGVFETYRAMIDIRAKVAETYGVENIRNMGDSFVFLIGMLEKLSDPKVRMMIEGAANAFSELDLTDVKPTGPLGMVGGMASKDAKRGLGIMLEMTKTLGKIGMEVPKVDGHGKPAETKEKA, from the coding sequence ATGAGTAACGAAGCAGCTATTATGGAACGCCTCGACAAGATCGAGGAAAACATAGCGTTCCTGACCGAACGCGCGAGAGCCACCGAAGAGCTCAAGCAGGACCTGACGCCCATCTTTCACGATGGCTTCAAGGTGCTGATGACGGAATTCGGCAGCATCGAGCACGGCTTTCAGCTTGAAGACCTCACCGAGTTCATCAAGAAGCTGATGCTCAACATCAATAACCTGACCTACATGCTGGACAAGATGGAAGACGCCATCGACCTCTGGCAGACCATGGAGCCGCTTCTGCACTCCTCGGTCCCCCAGCTCATCCAGTATCTGGACGAGATGGAACAAAAGGGCGTTTTCGAAACCTACCGCGCCATGATCGATATCCGCGCGAAGGTTGCCGAGACTTACGGCGTCGAAAACATCCGCAACATGGGCGACTCCTTCGTCTTCCTCATCGGCATGCTGGAAAAGCTGAGCGACCCGAAGGTGCGCATGATGATCGAAGGCGCGGCGAACGCCTTCTCGGAACTGGACCTCACCGACGTCAAGCCCACCGGCCCGCTGGGCATGGTCGGCGGCATGGCCTCCAAGGACGCCAAGCGCGGCCTGGGCATCATGCTCGAAATGACCAAGACGCTTGGCAAGATCGGTATGGAAGTTCCCAAGGTGGACGGTCACGGCAAGCCTGCCGAGACCAAGGAAAAGGCATAA